The following proteins come from a genomic window of Vallitaleaceae bacterium 9-2:
- a CDS encoding helix-turn-helix transcriptional regulator → MKNLQKIRLEKGLSVPQLVELSNVPRRTIQDIEKREDCKFSIACMLADALQVKLDDFR, encoded by the coding sequence ATGAAAAACCTTCAAAAAATAAGACTTGAAAAAGGACTTTCCGTTCCTCAGTTAGTCGAATTATCAAACGTTCCAAGACGCACTATTCAAGACATTGAAAAAAGAGAAGACTGTAAGTTTTCAATTGCATGTATGCTAGCCGATGCACTTCAAGTTAAACTAGATGATTTTCGTTGA